A single Panthera tigris isolate Pti1 chromosome A3, P.tigris_Pti1_mat1.1, whole genome shotgun sequence DNA region contains:
- the SGK2 gene encoding serine/threonine-protein kinase Sgk2 isoform X1, producing MDSSPAGSPSPQPSRANGNVNLGPSANPNARPTDFDFLKVIGKGSYGKVLLAKRKSDGMFYAVKVLQKKSILQKKEQNHIMAERSVLLKSVQHPFLVGLRYSFQTPEKLYFVLDYVNGGELFFHLQRERRFLEPRARFYAAEVASAIGYLHSLNIIYRDLKPENILLDCQGHVVLTDFGLCKEGVEPEETTSTFCGTPEYLAPEVLRKEPYDRAVDWWCLGAVLYEMLQGLPPFYSQDVSQMYENILYQPLQIPGGQTVAACDLLQGLLHKDQRQRLGSKSDFLEIKNHVFFSPINWDDLYHKRLTPPFNPNVAGPADLKHFDPEFTQEVVSKSIGCTPDTVASSSGASSAFLGFSYAPEDDAILDY from the exons CCCTCAAGGGCCAATGGGAACGTCAACCTGGGGCCTTCAGCCAACCCAAA tgcccGGCCCACCGACTTTGACTTCCTGAAAGTCATTGGCAAAGGGAGCTATGGCAAG GTGCTACTGGCCAAGCGCAAGTCTGACGGGATGTTCTACGCAGTGAAGGTGCTGCAGAAAAAGTCCATCTTACAGAAGAAAGAG CAGAACCACATCATGGCGGAGCGCAGTGTGCTTCTGAAGAGCGTGCAGCACCCCTTCCTTGTGGGCCTACGCTACTCCTTCCAGACGCCCGAGAAGCTCTACTTTGTGCTCGACTATGTCAAcgggggagag ctcTTCTTCCACCTGCAGCGGGAACGCCGGTTCCTGGAGCCCCGGGCCCGGTTCTACGCCGCCGAGGTGGCCAGCGCCATTGGCTACCTGCACTCCCTCAACATCATTTACAG GGACCTGAAACCAGAGAACATTCTCTTGGACTGCCAg ggacATGTGGTACTGACGGATTTTGGCCTCTGCAAGGAGGGTGTAGAGCCCGAGGAGACCACATCCACGTTCTGTGGCACCCCCGAG TACTTGGCTCCAGAAGTGCTCCGTAAAGAGCCTTATGACCGGGCGGTGGACTGGTGGTGCTTGGGGGCAGTTCTCTACGAGATGCTGCAAGGCCTG ccACCCTTCTACAGCCAAGACGTGTCCCAGATGTATGAGAATATTCTGTACCAGCCGCTACAGATCCCGGGGGGCCAGACGGTGGCTGCCTGCGACCTCCTGCAAGGCCTTCTCCACAAGGACCAGAGGCAGCGGCTGGGCTCCAAATCAGACTTT CTTGAGATAAAGAACCATGTATTCTTCAGCCCCATAAACTGGGATGACCTGTACCACAAGAGGCTGACTCCACCCTTCAACCCAAATGTG GCAGGACCTGCTGACTTGAAACACTTTGACCCAGAGTTCACCCAGGAAGTTGTGTCAAAGTCCATTGGCTGCACTCCCGACACTGTGGCCAGCAGCTCTGGGGCCTCAAGTGCATTCCTGGGATTTTCCTATGCACCAGAGGATGATGCCATCTTGGACTACTAG
- the SGK2 gene encoding serine/threonine-protein kinase Sgk2 isoform X2, with protein MARSPVGPCICASAQVLLAKRKSDGMFYAVKVLQKKSILQKKEQNHIMAERSVLLKSVQHPFLVGLRYSFQTPEKLYFVLDYVNGGELFFHLQRERRFLEPRARFYAAEVASAIGYLHSLNIIYRDLKPENILLDCQGHVVLTDFGLCKEGVEPEETTSTFCGTPEYLAPEVLRKEPYDRAVDWWCLGAVLYEMLQGLPPFYSQDVSQMYENILYQPLQIPGGQTVAACDLLQGLLHKDQRQRLGSKSDFLEIKNHVFFSPINWDDLYHKRLTPPFNPNVAGPADLKHFDPEFTQEVVSKSIGCTPDTVASSSGASSAFLGFSYAPEDDAILDY; from the exons ATGGCAAG GTCCCCTGTGGGGCCTTGCATTTGTGCTTCTGCTCAGGTGCTACTGGCCAAGCGCAAGTCTGACGGGATGTTCTACGCAGTGAAGGTGCTGCAGAAAAAGTCCATCTTACAGAAGAAAGAG CAGAACCACATCATGGCGGAGCGCAGTGTGCTTCTGAAGAGCGTGCAGCACCCCTTCCTTGTGGGCCTACGCTACTCCTTCCAGACGCCCGAGAAGCTCTACTTTGTGCTCGACTATGTCAAcgggggagag ctcTTCTTCCACCTGCAGCGGGAACGCCGGTTCCTGGAGCCCCGGGCCCGGTTCTACGCCGCCGAGGTGGCCAGCGCCATTGGCTACCTGCACTCCCTCAACATCATTTACAG GGACCTGAAACCAGAGAACATTCTCTTGGACTGCCAg ggacATGTGGTACTGACGGATTTTGGCCTCTGCAAGGAGGGTGTAGAGCCCGAGGAGACCACATCCACGTTCTGTGGCACCCCCGAG TACTTGGCTCCAGAAGTGCTCCGTAAAGAGCCTTATGACCGGGCGGTGGACTGGTGGTGCTTGGGGGCAGTTCTCTACGAGATGCTGCAAGGCCTG ccACCCTTCTACAGCCAAGACGTGTCCCAGATGTATGAGAATATTCTGTACCAGCCGCTACAGATCCCGGGGGGCCAGACGGTGGCTGCCTGCGACCTCCTGCAAGGCCTTCTCCACAAGGACCAGAGGCAGCGGCTGGGCTCCAAATCAGACTTT CTTGAGATAAAGAACCATGTATTCTTCAGCCCCATAAACTGGGATGACCTGTACCACAAGAGGCTGACTCCACCCTTCAACCCAAATGTG GCAGGACCTGCTGACTTGAAACACTTTGACCCAGAGTTCACCCAGGAAGTTGTGTCAAAGTCCATTGGCTGCACTCCCGACACTGTGGCCAGCAGCTCTGGGGCCTCAAGTGCATTCCTGGGATTTTCCTATGCACCAGAGGATGATGCCATCTTGGACTACTAG